A genome region from Balneolaceae bacterium includes the following:
- a CDS encoding CDP-alcohol phosphatidyltransferase family protein, with amino-acid sequence MIGAAPGPEYGGSAADGVPVSHRIFTWSNLVSFSRFLISFPILWLYHSSGGEVDTLLVALVIYGILSDYLDGWLARRTGTVSELGKALDPIADKTCAFVLFAYTTWAGIIPAWFFGAVVVRDALIMTGSLWIRRHRNKLPMAVISGKVSVNALAAYWLSAVFLPEITTVQLFFMGSAVALMIFSFIDYFHRFRELMEGASFN; translated from the coding sequence ATGATAGGCGCCGCGCCGGGACCCGAATACGGCGGTTCGGCGGCTGACGGGGTGCCTGTAAGCCATCGGATCTTCACCTGGTCCAACCTGGTCTCCTTCTCCCGCTTCCTGATCTCCTTCCCCATCCTCTGGCTCTATCACAGCTCGGGCGGGGAGGTCGATACCCTGTTGGTTGCACTGGTGATCTACGGCATACTCTCGGACTACCTGGACGGGTGGCTGGCCCGCCGTACCGGCACCGTCTCCGAACTGGGCAAGGCCCTGGACCCCATAGCCGACAAGACCTGCGCCTTCGTACTTTTCGCCTATACGACATGGGCAGGCATCATCCCCGCGTGGTTTTTCGGGGCGGTAGTGGTCCGTGACGCCCTCATTATGACGGGCTCACTGTGGATTCGCAGGCATCGCAACAAGCTGCCCATGGCAGTCATTTCGGGCAAGGTAAGCGTCAACGCCCTGGCCGCCTACTGGCTGAGCGCCGTCTTCCTGCCAGAGATAACCACCGTGCAGCTTTTCTTCATGGGATCGGCCGTCGCACTTATGATTTTCTCCTTCATTGATTATTTTCACCGATTCCGAGAGCTCATGGAGGGCGCCTCTTTCAATTAA
- a CDS encoding helix-turn-helix domain-containing protein, translating to MPKQVGNLTLYSVDDLHERLDLSKMTIRAYLREGRIRGRKLGVQWYVTEEALRDYFDGPASRGHSSPPGRRSFRYVVKGVNDLVSEQMACGSVEEALSCIEEQAIISLFQVAVIDRESDEVVELVKARDFLERHKA from the coding sequence ATGCCCAAACAGGTCGGAAATCTGACCTTGTATTCGGTGGATGACCTCCACGAGCGGCTGGATCTCAGCAAGATGACCATCCGCGCCTATCTGCGCGAGGGACGCATCCGGGGACGCAAGCTGGGCGTACAGTGGTACGTCACCGAAGAGGCCCTACGCGACTACTTCGACGGGCCCGCTTCCAGGGGACACTCCTCACCGCCGGGCCGACGATCTTTCCGCTACGTGGTCAAAGGCGTGAACGACCTGGTCAGCGAGCAGATGGCATGCGGCAGCGTGGAGGAAGCGCTTTCATGCATCGAGGAGCAGGCCATCATCAGCCTCTTCCAGGTAGCCGTCATCGACCGTGAAAGCGACGAGGTGGTGGAGCTGGTGAAGGCGCGTGACTTCCTGGAGCGGCACAAGGCATAG
- a CDS encoding PAS domain S-box protein, protein MFKEIYRFLRHVRMGYLLFTSLLVLGVVFGGSEIVYQVFLDDTSPDTLRWLYFSRGVVASLTLMVWAAWTVYSYRELYEEELASTESRYRDIIEHSADAILSLDDDGRINSWNQGAREIFGWTREEMIGRPVTTMVPEDLIEKREMECIAFGMRYRGYVRNYETERLNREGKRVLVNLTESFIRDRKGEIVGRSQILRDLTELKIKEQQIQHSERLATVGHMAAGVAHEVGNPLTAISSLVQLCQRKTQEPFVQEQLAKVRSHIQRITKIVRDLVDFSRPSSLEARRVQVNTLIESSVGLMRHDARCRDVDFELDLSPELPPIICVPDQLQQVFVNLLLNAVDAMEGREEPRVEIATRVTEDHIELSVRDNGKGIPEEQQPRIFEPFFTTKEVGRGTGLGLSVSHGIITRMDGAIVVDSTPGEGALFTIRLPINDTQHEPTDTHSG, encoded by the coding sequence ATGTTCAAGGAGATATACCGTTTTCTGCGTCACGTACGCATGGGCTATCTGCTTTTCACCTCCCTGCTGGTGCTGGGCGTGGTATTCGGCGGTTCGGAAATCGTCTATCAGGTCTTCCTGGACGACACCTCCCCGGATACGTTGCGCTGGCTTTATTTCAGCCGCGGCGTGGTGGCCTCCCTCACCCTGATGGTGTGGGCGGCGTGGACCGTATACAGTTACCGGGAGCTCTACGAGGAGGAGCTGGCCTCCACCGAGAGCCGCTACCGGGACATTATCGAGCATTCGGCCGACGCTATTCTCTCCCTGGACGACGACGGGCGCATCAACAGCTGGAACCAGGGGGCCAGGGAGATCTTCGGATGGACTCGGGAGGAGATGATCGGACGGCCCGTTACCACCATGGTACCGGAGGATCTGATCGAGAAGCGCGAGATGGAGTGCATCGCATTCGGCATGCGCTACCGCGGCTACGTACGCAACTACGAGACTGAGCGTCTGAACAGGGAGGGTAAACGCGTGCTGGTAAACCTCACCGAATCCTTTATACGCGACCGTAAGGGGGAGATCGTCGGACGTTCGCAGATATTGCGCGACCTGACCGAGCTCAAGATCAAAGAGCAGCAGATCCAGCATTCCGAGCGGCTGGCTACGGTGGGACACATGGCCGCGGGAGTGGCCCACGAAGTGGGCAACCCGCTGACCGCCATCTCCTCGCTGGTGCAGCTCTGCCAGCGGAAAACCCAGGAGCCCTTCGTGCAGGAACAGCTGGCCAAGGTGCGTTCGCATATCCAGCGCATCACCAAGATCGTGCGCGACCTGGTTGACTTTTCGCGCCCCTCCTCCCTGGAAGCCCGAAGGGTTCAGGTGAACACCCTCATCGAGTCGTCAGTGGGACTGATGCGGCACGATGCCCGGTGCCGAGATGTGGATTTTGAACTGGATCTCTCCCCGGAACTCCCTCCTATCATCTGCGTGCCGGACCAGCTCCAACAGGTCTTCGTCAATCTGCTGCTGAACGCCGTTGACGCCATGGAGGGGAGAGAGGAACCGCGCGTGGAAATCGCCACCCGTGTCACCGAAGACCATATCGAGCTTTCCGTTCGCGACAATGGGAAGGGCATCCCGGAAGAGCAGCAGCCGCGTATTTTTGAACCCTTTTTCACCACCAAGGAGGTGGGACGCGGCACGGGCTTGGGTTTATCGGTGAGCCATGGTATCATCACCAGGATGGACGGAGCCATTGTGGTGGACTCCACGCCGGGGGAGGGCGCCCTTTTCACCATCAGACTGCCAATCAACGACACGCAGCATGAACCGACGGATACTCATAGCGGATGA
- a CDS encoding sigma-54 dependent transcriptional regulator, giving the protein MNRRILIADDETEIRESLSLLLEEEGYRCTTAADGTEAKKAIDEHSFDILICDLKMPGAGGIEVLEYLITHASETLAIIITAHATVDTAIQALRKGASDYILKPLDFEEVLIRIRNLLQQRDLLQQNKYLREQIDQEYNFNHIIGESEAMKKVYRMVERVSGATTNVLVTGPSGTGKELVARAIHFHGPRSGQPFIAINCGAIPENLVESELFGHMKGAFTGAESDKEGVFQVAHRGTVFLDEVAEIPLNLQVNLLRVIQEREVKPVGSNHPVSFDARIIAATNRNLQKEVDEGRFREDLYYRLNVVEIPLPTLSERQEDIPLLAHHFLKKYSDELKRDIKGIDSRAMGALISHAWRGQVRELENIIERAVLLGEGDYIGLEDLPRSLRESEDGAEQVDEASLDQAVQAFEKHHIQRVLNRTGGNKSEAARLLEIDPSTLYRKMERMGL; this is encoded by the coding sequence ATGAACCGACGGATACTCATAGCGGATGACGAGACCGAGATCCGGGAGAGTCTCTCCCTGCTGCTGGAGGAGGAGGGCTACCGCTGCACCACGGCCGCCGACGGTACAGAGGCCAAGAAGGCAATTGACGAGCATTCCTTCGACATTCTCATCTGCGATCTAAAGATGCCCGGGGCCGGCGGCATCGAGGTGCTGGAATACCTTATCACCCACGCCTCGGAGACCCTCGCCATCATCATCACCGCCCATGCCACGGTCGATACCGCTATCCAGGCTCTTCGGAAAGGAGCTTCCGACTACATTCTCAAGCCTCTTGATTTTGAGGAGGTGCTGATCCGCATCCGCAACCTGCTGCAGCAGCGCGACCTGCTGCAGCAGAACAAGTACCTGCGCGAGCAGATCGACCAGGAGTATAATTTCAACCATATCATCGGTGAAAGCGAGGCCATGAAAAAGGTGTACCGCATGGTGGAGCGCGTCAGCGGCGCCACCACCAACGTGCTGGTCACCGGACCCAGCGGCACCGGCAAGGAGCTGGTGGCGCGTGCCATCCACTTTCACGGGCCCCGTTCCGGACAGCCCTTTATCGCCATCAACTGCGGCGCCATTCCGGAAAACCTGGTGGAATCGGAGCTATTCGGACACATGAAAGGGGCTTTCACCGGGGCTGAATCCGACAAGGAGGGCGTTTTCCAGGTGGCCCACCGGGGGACGGTGTTCCTGGACGAGGTGGCCGAAATCCCCCTTAACCTGCAGGTCAACCTGCTGCGGGTCATCCAGGAGAGGGAAGTGAAACCGGTGGGCTCTAACCATCCCGTTTCCTTCGACGCGCGCATTATAGCCGCTACCAACCGCAACCTGCAGAAGGAGGTGGATGAGGGACGCTTCCGCGAGGACCTCTACTACCGGCTTAATGTGGTGGAAATCCCGCTTCCGACCCTCTCAGAACGCCAGGAGGATATTCCCCTGCTGGCGCACCATTTTCTGAAAAAGTATTCCGACGAGCTCAAGCGGGACATCAAAGGTATCGACAGCCGCGCCATGGGGGCGCTTATATCGCACGCATGGCGGGGACAGGTGCGGGAGCTGGAGAACATCATCGAGCGGGCGGTACTGCTGGGAGAGGGCGACTACATCGGTCTGGAGGATCTTCCCCGCTCGCTGCGTGAAAGTGAGGATGGGGCGGAACAGGTGGACGAGGCCTCCCTGGACCAGGCGGTTCAGGCTTTTGAGAAGCACCATATTCAGCGCGTGCTCAACCGCACCGGCGGCAACAAGTCGGAGGCGGCGCGCCTGCTCGAGATTGATCCCTCCACCCTCTACCGGAAAATGGAGCGGATGGGGCTCTAG
- a CDS encoding YceI family protein: MSRQPDHPRERQWTRRLLLALLIPALAYALPVHAQQSGLGASGNIEIEEGGAVWIEGSASVVDYTCRAQRLSGEATVNLQEGAGGEEDVEITVSVPVRTLQCGKKAMNRDMYEALKSERFPLIRYRLLEADVADTLSVGTESPAGEGEGTWFSIRARGVLTIAGMSDTTETTVRGLQLDENRFRVKGSRELHMDTFGITPPSALMGLIRADKRLTVHFNLTVRLREGEG, encoded by the coding sequence ATGTCCCGCCAACCCGACCATCCGCGGGAGAGGCAATGGACCCGGAGACTGCTCCTGGCCCTTCTGATCCCGGCACTCGCATACGCCCTGCCTGTTCACGCGCAACAGTCAGGGCTTGGTGCGTCGGGGAATATCGAGATTGAAGAGGGTGGCGCCGTCTGGATCGAAGGGTCGGCCAGCGTGGTGGACTACACCTGCCGCGCGCAGCGGCTCTCGGGCGAAGCCACCGTGAACCTGCAGGAAGGCGCCGGCGGGGAAGAAGACGTAGAGATCACGGTCAGCGTTCCCGTACGCACCCTGCAATGTGGCAAGAAGGCCATGAACCGCGATATGTACGAAGCCCTCAAGTCCGAGCGGTTCCCACTCATTCGCTACCGGTTGCTGGAGGCAGATGTGGCCGATACGCTGAGCGTCGGGACGGAATCTCCGGCCGGGGAGGGCGAGGGCACCTGGTTTTCCATTCGAGCCCGCGGGGTGCTTACCATCGCGGGCATGAGCGACACCACCGAGACCACGGTCCGCGGCCTGCAGCTCGATGAGAACCGCTTCCGCGTGAAGGGCTCCCGTGAGTTGCACATGGATACCTTCGGGATCACCCCGCCTTCGGCATTAATGGGACTCATCCGCGCCGACAAACGCCTGACAGTCCACTTCAACCTGACGGTCCGCCTGCGTGAAGGGGAGGGCTAG
- a CDS encoding YceI family protein: MKNIILFFIAFMTAIASSAEAQNRNLVSGESSWMKISGTSTIHDWECEVQEVNGSLALDPAAEVPVTSLSFAVPVTSIESGKGAMNRKIYDALKRGDHPQIRFTLTDAAQTGGSGNTVTMDVTGDLQIAGVTRSVTLQVSGQQNANGWLFEGSYTMNMNDFEVSPPTAMLGTIRSGEEVTITFNLRVSNG, encoded by the coding sequence ATGAAAAACATCATCCTTTTCTTTATCGCCTTCATGACAGCCATAGCCTCCTCCGCAGAGGCCCAGAACCGCAACCTGGTATCCGGCGAATCGAGCTGGATGAAGATTTCCGGGACCTCCACCATCCATGACTGGGAGTGCGAGGTACAGGAGGTAAACGGCTCCCTGGCGCTGGATCCTGCCGCGGAGGTGCCTGTGACCAGCCTCTCTTTTGCCGTACCCGTCACATCCATTGAAAGCGGCAAGGGAGCCATGAACCGTAAAATCTACGACGCCCTCAAGAGGGGCGACCACCCGCAGATCCGTTTCACCCTGACGGATGCGGCGCAAACCGGAGGTTCCGGCAACACCGTTACGATGGACGTGACCGGCGACCTGCAAATAGCAGGCGTAACCCGCTCGGTCACCCTCCAGGTGAGCGGACAGCAAAACGCGAACGGCTGGCTCTTCGAAGGCAGCTACACCATGAACATGAATGACTTCGAGGTGAGTCCTCCCACCGCCATGCTGGGTACCATACGCAGCGGCGAAGAGGTCACCATCACCTTCAACCTGCGCGTCAGCAACGGATAG
- a CDS encoding response regulator encodes MIINPRAILIVEKEPVMRESLSLILEDEGYRSLPAADAGEAMEHLDREQVDLVLLDLATGHACPESLFRKLRRRRPELPVLLVSQYDDHEVLVPLMRMGAAGYLFKPLDFEELIDLLPSYLAR; translated from the coding sequence GTGATCATCAACCCACGCGCCATACTGATCGTCGAAAAGGAGCCCGTCATGCGGGAATCCCTATCGCTGATCCTGGAAGACGAAGGCTACCGCAGCCTGCCTGCGGCGGACGCCGGCGAGGCGATGGAGCATCTCGACCGCGAGCAGGTAGACCTGGTACTTCTTGACCTGGCGACGGGTCATGCGTGCCCGGAATCCCTGTTCCGGAAACTGCGCCGCCGGCGCCCGGAACTGCCTGTACTCCTGGTCAGCCAGTACGACGACCATGAGGTCCTGGTTCCGCTGATGCGTATGGGCGCCGCAGGTTACCTCTTCAAGCCCCTTGACTTCGAAGAGCTCATTGATCTCCTTCCCTCCTACCTGGCGCGCTAA